AGAGCTTCGATATACCTTTACCTTGTCACCGTAAACCTCCACCTCTATGGGCTGCTTTACTTCACTATCCTTCGTCTCTACAGAATAGCCCCCGATGCGGTAGCTAAAGCCAAATAAGTATCCAGTGTTATCGGAGGTTTTTTTAATCTCCTTTAAATACAGATTATCCAATGAATCTCTTTTCTGAAGCATAAATTCTACAGCTGCATCTAAAGAGTCTACAATGTTTGTACTAGATATATTCCCAATCTCCTCATTGTACTCCAGAGCACCTTTGCTGCTAATACGGAGGGTTTTTTCACCGTACCCATAAATATAAACCACAGCACCATTGGCCTCTCTGATACTTTTTACGAAATCAAAGCTTTTATTGAAGAATTTTTTTGCTTTTTCTATCAATATGAGATCATCCGTTATATCAATTTCGCTTTCTACAACGGTCTGCGTAGCTAAAGTAGAATAGGTAACAGGTATGGGCGTGTAGTTGCCTCCCTGTTCATCGAGATGAGAAAAGATAGGGTGATATTTAATGTGTTCAACTTTTGCCAAATCATCAATAAAGCCTATAAGTGCAGAGTTTTCTTCATATTTTGGAAGCTTCACTTCAAATACATTTTCTTCATTATCTACAATATAGATTGTACCTCGATTCAAAGCAGGAATCAGTATTTTATTAATTACCTTTACGTTCTTAACAATTTTATTGTCGAAGGAATCAAAATGCGAAGACACCAGAATCGCTGGCGTATTCTTAGGGAACTCTAGTTCGATGGATTTTAAAAGATTACTCTGCACATAGCTTTCCTTTGAAACTGATTTTATTTCTGCATCTCCTAAAAAGTAGCTCTTGAGAATATCTTTGCTTTCATTCCAAACCATATCCAGGTTGGAGGATAAAATTGTATATTGATTCGTTCTTTTATCTCCAGCACCAAAGCTGACCACAACTGCACTGGGGGAAACAATTTTCTTGCGTTCTTTCGAAACCGCCATTGTATTGATTCGCCCATCTGTCGCTTCAGATTTAAAAATCTCCATTGGATATGGAAACCACAACTGCTGTGTTAGAAAAATACTAAGACACACTAAAACTGAAAGAATTAGGGTCTTTAGTCGCTCCCTATTCATGGCTTATCACTCCAAACCCTATGGCCTTTTTCCTACACCTAGAGTAGAGTTGTTTACGATCTTCTCAAGTAGTACTTTTACTTCCTCTACATTCATAACGTTGACATGCCTTACAACACTATCTGTTAACCCATTTTTATATTCCGCTGTAAATTCTATTTTATTCAGTCCTGATTTTAGCTCTATTTCTGCCCATCCCATTTGAATTTCACCAATGGTCACTTCAATCAGCTCATGAGTTAGAACATAGTTTTCCTCTTCTCCCTCTTTACTGGTATTATGATAAACCGCTATGGATACCTTTGTGTCCTTAGGGGCTTTAAAAGATAGAACTAGGTTTGTATTGCTTGTAACAAAATCCTTTTCTGGAATAACAACTTCAAAAGATTCTTTGATCGTTTCTGCTTTTTTATCGTTATTTTTTGTGGCATTTAAATTTGTATTGGTAGGAGTTGCATAGGACATGATATTAGATGTACCTAAAACAGTACATATAATTGTACCTGCAACAATTTTCTTTATCATATTAATTCCTCCTGTAAAACTACTATATGAATTCTCTTTCATTATATACAAGTAATATTACAATTATATTACAATGAAATTAAATTTGAATTACACATTATATTCCTTTTGTAGTGTGATCTCAGTTACAGGTAGTTTTGTATGAACCTCCGTTCCATGCCCTTCCTCGCTAAATATTTCAATGGTCCCTTCGTGTGCCTCTATGATCTGCTTTGCGATGGATAATCCAAGACCTGTCCCACCCATTTCTCGAGATCTGGCCTTATCTACCCTGTAGAATCGCTCAAAAATTCTGGCGATATCCTCCTTCGGTATACCAATTCCAGTATCTCTAATTTTTAGCGTAACGACGCCCTCGTCCACTATCAAATCTACAATGATTCTTCCACCTTCTGGGGTGTACTTAATACTGTTGCTCAAAATATTTAAAATCACCTGCTCTATTCGGTCTTTATCAGCATAGATATGCACTGGTTCATCCTGTAAATGCGTAATAATCTCTTGAGCCTTATTTTTTGCAGAAACATCTATTTTTAAAATACTATTTTCTATAATTTCATTTAAATTTACTTCTTTTTTATTCCAATTAGATTTTTTGTAGTCTAAATTCGATAACTGTAACAAATCCCGAACCAATCGAGCCATTCGCTCTGCTTCTCCGTCTACAACCTGTAAAAAGCTTGTAGCCAATTCCGTGTTTTCCAAAACGCCATCTAACAGAGTTTCCGTATAGCTTTTTATGGTTGTTAATGGGGTTTTTAGCTCATGGGAAACGTTGGCAACAAATTCCTTTCGCATATTTTCCAGCTTTTGCGCGCTGGTTACATCTTGCAGCAAGAGAATAATGCCACCTAGAGCACCATTTTCGTTGATAAAGGGTGCATAGCTCGCCTCTAAAATGACGCCATCTTCTACATAGAGCATTCTCTGCCCCGTCTGATTTTCTGACATTTCTAGCAGATAGTCCATTTCAAATTCTTCGTCATACGGTTTAAATATTTCATTAAAATTCCTTGGGGCCAGCTGACCCTCTTCTATGTTTAGCATTTCCATCGCCTTAGGATTCACATGGAGGATCTCACCCTCTTTTGTAGCCGCTATAATCCCATCTGCCATGTACGTGATAATCGTATCCAATTTTTGCTTCTCGCTGCTTACTTCTTGCAATACTCCTTTTAACCGTGCAGTTAAATAATTAAACATATTGGCAAGCTGCCCGATCTCATCATCGGATCGGACTTCAACAATCTGTTCAAAGTCACCCTTTGCCATTTGAGCCGCTTTAACAGTTACATCATTAATAGGGCCTGTTATACTTTTCGCAATAAAATACCCTAAGAAAATGGTGATAAAAAGCGCTAAAAAGGTAGCCTTCATTATAATCGTTTTAGATTCTTCTAGAGTTTTATAGATATCCTCTAAGTTGCTCTTTAGGTAAATAACCCCTGCAATCCGATTGTTCTCGTCATGAATCGGCACTACCATATGCTTAGAGCTGTTCAGCTTATTCCCTTCATCGATATGATCTTTCTCTGCGGGCCCGCCACTAAGAGCCTTTAATATCAGCTCCGATTCTAAAAATTGCGTCGCATTCGTATCTGCACTATTTTTTGTATAAAGTGGATTCGTACTAAATATAATAGAAAAATTGCTATCATTCTTTATGATGGTAATACCCATCCCCATCTGTTCATAGCTTCTAATATTTTCTTCCACTTCCATAGGGTTATTCTGCCAATCAATGGTCTTTAAGGAAGTAATCACTGTATTTGCAAGACTGGATAGATTATCGCTGACAACACCCAAATGGTATTGTTCAAACTGCTGCATTAAAAATACACCGATAATCACCATTGCCATAAACACCAGAAGAAAATAGATGGTAATAAACTTCCATCTAATGCTTTTAAACATCGTTACGCCCTCCTGAAGTAGTATCCTACGCCTCTTTTAGTCATAATATATTCAGGTTCTGCGGAATTGTCCTCCACCTTTTCCCTCAATCTTCTTACAGTTACGTCTACAGTACGAATATCGCCATAATATTCATATCCCCATACCTGCTTTAAAAGCTGTTCTCTAGTAAATACCTGCTCTGCCTGAAGGGCCAAAAATTTTAGAAGTTCAAATTCTCTAGAGGTAAGCTCTATGACCGTATCATTCTTTCTTACTTCATACTTAGAAAAGTCGATAACGATTCCCCCTGTTGTAAATATTCCCTCCAGATTGCTTCCAGAACCACTTTCAGTTCTTCTCAGGTTGGCTTTGACTCTAGCCAGAAGCTCTCTCATACCGAATGGTTTGGTAATATAATCATCGGCTCCCATTTCCAGACCCAGTACCTTGTCGACTTCTTCTTCCTTCGCTGTCAGCATCAAAATTGGTACGGAAGAGCTTGCACGAATTTTTCTACATACTTGAAAACCATCCAGCTTAGGCAACATCACGTCTAGCAGCACTAAATCTGGGTTCAATGTCAACGCCTTATTGACACCGTCCTCCCCATCATAAGCCACCAAAACCTTATAGCCCTCTTTCTCTAAGTTAAACCTTACTATATCAGAAATCGGTTTTTCATCCTCAACAATCAAAATATTCTTTGCCACGATGCAATCACCTCTTATATTTGTTAATCGCTTCTTAATGCTTTCTATTTAAATTCAATTTTTCCTTCTAATTCCTTAGAATAAATATAAAAATTCATCGAAGGAATGGCCTTGCCCTAAAAGACGAATGACCTCCATCAGCTTCTCTAAACCGTGCTGGTCCACAAATCCTTTAACCAATCGAAAGGATTCTGTATAAGCCCAATATTGATTTAGACGCTTAAAGTTTGAATTTAGTTCCTCAATTGAATAAATTTTTTTCGAAAAATCAATTTCTTGTCCCCATTGATAGCCATCAATTTGGTATTCAAAGTATAGGCTCACACCCTCAGTAAACCAAATTGGGAAATTGCCTCTGCCTACATGATCTGTAAAGAGATGGGCCAGCTCGTGAAGCACAGGACCCTCCCTATAGAAAATCTCCTTTAGGTTCTGGCTTTCTGCTGCCCAAAGCTCAGGGTCTGCAATGTGGATGCTATCCCCATAGTAAACGCCCATAGGCGGATCCCCTTTATTGAGCATGGTTGTACGCATCATTAAATCTGTATCCTTATATATTACAATCAATATCTTTTCCTCGAAATCGTACTGAAAAATATCTGCCACAGAGCCATACTTATCTTCCGCAGTCTGAATGATCAGATCTAGGGTTTTCTCATCGATATTCTCATACCGGTAAATAAATGTATCGGTTTCTATTTCGCTAAAATTCCGGGTCTTATATAGAACAATTCTATTTTCTACAGCCCTGATAAATGGCCTTACAGCACCGATGACACCGAACCTATTGGATACATATAAAGATGTCATACCTAGCCATATTGTAAATAAAACAATGGGTATCCCTTTCAAGGAATGAAGCTTTCGCCTTCTTTCTATCATCACTGAATATCACCCCTTCTATGATTATGTATGGGGTTATTTATTTTCACATTATATCATATCGACCTATAAATCTCTATCAATAGCGCATTAGGAATATATACCATTAATTCGATATATTCCTTACTTTTCTATCACCTCTTTTCCATTTCTGCATAATTTATAACTATAAGGATCAAGAAGAGGAGATCTGTTCTGACCTCAAATATAAAAGAAAATCGATTCGTTTATGTTTATAAATTTTATATTGCACTCAATTTAAAATCTTGTTTTAAATTTTAGGTGCTTAAAGGAGGACATATTGTGTTTGGATATAGAGATGTTGTAGAAGATTTAGTAGTGGACCGGCTGCTAAATACAAAAGAAGATGCAATTCCAATTATTATATCTGGTAGGGATTGTAATTGTGATGACCTAGAAGCTTTTGTTTCAAGAATGGGGGGAAAAGTCAAATATAAGCTACCCATTATTAACGCTATTGCAGCTTATATGCCTTCCGTCAATGTGAAGTCCATGGCAATGGAGCGTGTCACTGAAAAAATTTATCTCGACGATTATGCCTATAAGCTAATGGATATCGCCTCCGTAACTGTCGGTGCTGACCTTGCCAATGAAAGAGGGTTGACAGGAAAAAATGTCTCCATTGCTGTTGTAGATACTGGCGTATTTCCCCACCGAGATTTAACTACGCCAAACAATAGGATTGTTGCATTTAAAGACTTTGTTGGTGAAAAAAGAGAACCTTATGATGACGATGGACACGGAACCCATGTTGCAGGTATTGTCGCTGGGAATGGCTTTTCCTCAAAAGGAAAATATATGGGTATCGCACCAGATGCCAATATTGTAGGTGTAAAGGTTTTAGGCGGTGACGGTGGGGGAAGTATTTCCGATGTCATTGCAGGGGTTCAGTGGGTCATTCAAAACAGGGAAAAATACAATATTAAAGTGATGACTTTGTCCTTAGGAACAAAGCCAAAGGGCTCCTATACAGAGGATCCTTTATGCAAGGCTGTCCATATGGCTGTAGATTCTGGCATCACAGTCGTTGTTGCAGCTGGTAATAGCGGGCCCAATCCTTCCACAATAACTTCTCCTGCCATCAGCCCTAAAGTAATTACAGTGGGTGCCTGTGATGATAGAAAGGCCTCTAATTCTAAAAATATTACCATAGCAAATTTCTCTAGCCGCGGTCCAACGCCGGATGGCTTAAAAAAACCGGATATCCTTGCTCCAGGTGTTGGAATTAACTCCTTAGCAAATAAACAAGGAGAATACCATACCCTATCTGGAACATCCATGGCAACTCCAGTTGTTGCAGGGTGCGCTGCATTGCTGTACGAGAGTAACCCCCATATTACACCTGGGGCAATCAAGGAAACTTTGTTATCCAATGCCCATAGCTTAGGCCTAAAACCCGAGGAGCAAGGAAATGGGGTATTGAATATTCGCAACATCGCCAACAAAATAGAGCCTGTGAAAAAGCCGAATCCGTCCCATCCCAATAGCTTCAGCAGTGGTTCATTTTTATCAGATAATCTATTTATCATCCTCTTGATTGTAATTATTATATTGCTGCTATAAACGAAGACTCAGCTTCCCTAGGAGCTATCCAAGTTTTATATAAATTGAAGCCATTGACAAGTCAATGGCTTCATAATTTTTTTAAAAAACTGTTTGATTTTCTTTTCTATCCAGTGCTATAAGCCTAAATCATTATACCAAAGCAATGCATCGATATAAGCGTTAAAAACAATATTACTATCTAAACCTAATTCGTTGGCATAAGTAGAAAATTCGTCCCATTGTCCTTTTTCATAGGCAATCATCATCTTGTAGATATCCCCCAAATCTCCCTCTCCCTCTACTAAGGCCGCTTTTATTCCCTTCGCTACCTTCAACTCCTCTAATACATTCTCCATAGGCCTTTTTAATATAACATCCAATAAAGAAAATAGGCCCATCAAAAAAAATCGCTCCGATTGTTTTTGATATCGGCTATTGAGTGCGATTCGTTCTAAAAACCTAGAGCGGATCAGAGATAATCGGGTCAGTTCATCGGGGGCGTCTTGCCCCACAGTATTCACAATAGTCATGTATATCCATTTCTTTATTTCATTTTCTCCAAGAGCTACAACGGCATGTTTCACGGATTTAATTCTATGTCTAAATCCAAAGGCTGCAGAATTCACCAGTTTCAATAGATTGTAGGTAAGCGCCAAGTCCTTAGAAACAATACTTGCGATCTTATTGAAGTCAATATCCTTATGGTTGATTCGATTGGCTAGCTGTATGCAAGTTATATTCATGGGCTGTAGCTTTTGGGATATTACAATTTCTGGCTTGCTGAAAAAATATCCTTGAAATAAAGAGAATCCCAGCTTTTTAGCGTATTCAAAATCCGCTCTCGTTTCTACCTTCTCTGCTAATAGCACCACATCTTTGTTTTGTAAGTACCGACTGATTTTCTTAATCTCTTTTTTGGAGGATAATAAAAAGTCAATTTTTATAATGTCTGCTACCTCGATCAATTCTTCATATTCTGGTTTGTATACAAAATCATCTAAGGCAATTTGATATCCTACCTCTTTTAAATATTTGCTATTGGCTAGCAGTTTCTCACTGGGCAATATGTCTTCCAATATTTCTATTACAAGGTAGTCATTTGAAAAAAGTGTGACAGTTTCATCGTCCATTAGGTTTTCTGTAAAGTTAATGAATACTGGCTTTCCTGTGGTAAGGTTATCAATACCAAAGGTCTGAAAGGTATTAAAGATGACCTCTCTTGAAGCTTCATCCCCATTAATTTCATCAAATTTATTTACAAACCCACTTCTATAAAGAATCTCATACGCAACAACACTTTGCTCCGTATCAAAAATAGGTTGACGAGCTAAAAATACTTCCATAATCCTCAACTTCACCCCTTATACTGCACTATATTAACATTTTAATATACTTCGATCGGTTCTGATCTATACCACCTCTATAGTATTACAAGCTCCGTTAATACAATCCTATTTTTTCCGTCTTCCTTTGCCTTCTTTAAATTCTTATCTGTTTCATATAGGATGCTCTCCAGATCCTTAACAGCAGATTTTACGATGCAAGAGCCCATACTGATGGTGATGTGTAAGATCTCCTGATTAAATAAAATCTCCATGTTTTCCACCGCATCTTTAATTTCATTCATCATCTTAATTGCCAGCTCATAATCCGCATTTTTTAATATAATGAAGAATTCGTCGCCACCGTACCTTGCAATCCAATCCTGATTATTTCTAATTTTTGATTTTACTGTGCTGGCTAATTCCTTTAATACCATATCGCCAGCCAGGTGGCCATGGACATCGTTAATCTCCTTAAAGCAATCGATATCCAACATGATGACGGTTAAAGTATCTTTATCCCTTCTCACGCTCTCCATTTCCATCGGCAGCTTTTGATTGATATATCTTCGGTTGTACACCTTCGTTAAATCATCACTTATAACTTTTCTATTGAGCTCAGATATGATGCTGTTCTTTTCGTTCCCACTTAACCCAACAAGGTCTCCAATAATGCCTGTTTCTGTGATGTTCTTCAAGAACTCCATGGTATAGGCGCACTCCTCAATAACAATCGGTGCTGCCATCACCAGATACACTTCGTCGTTTCGATACTCAATTTTGGTCACTGTGTTTTTTTCTCGAGTAACCTGAGTCGATATGCAATTATCACAGGCTTTTCCTTTCTTCCAAAATTCATGGCAACGTTCTCCATGAACGAAAGCATATCCATCTAAATTTTGATAGACCACTTGATTCGTACTGGGATCTACAATTCGAACAATATCGAATAAGGCCTCCAGTGCGGATAAATAATTCGATATATCATTTAGATTAAAATGTATCATACCAAACAACTCCTCATACATTCCTTATGCAGCATCTATTGATGCAGATAATTTTATTCAGGTAGGCATTCTCCGTTGTTTCTATGGAATACCTCCAACTTATTCTTCAATTCTTCCGACACTGTTCTTAATTCCTTGCTGACATCTTCTAGCTTTAAAGTACTATGGTCTTGTTCTTCTACTTTTGCAGTAACTTCCTCTGTGTTTGCATGGTTTTCCTGTGCAATAGCGCTTAAATGCTCTACTACTACTGCAATTTCATCCTTTCTTAGATTGAGGATATGGCTATTTTCATTGAGTGCTTCTATGACATTTTTGGTCTTTTCTATTTCGTCTCTTATATCCTGGAACTTTTCTCCGGTCTCTTGTACACTCTCTGTTTGGTGTTCTATTTCTTCTCGAACCTTTTCCATTACATCTACAGCTTCCTCAGAACCTAATAGCAGGTCCTTTATCAGTGCCTCTATTTCTAGCACAAATAGACTGGATTCCTCTGATAATTTTCTAATCTCATCTGCAACCACTGCAAATCCTCTACCGTATTCCCCTACTCGAGCGGCTTCTATACTGGCGTTCAAGGCCAATAGATTTGTTTGACTGGATATTCCTTTTATTTTTGCGCTGGCCTCTTTTATTTGACCTGCATTCAAATAGGATTGATCGATGACACCCTTTACCTGTTGAATACCATCGTTACTCTTTTGCGTATGCTCTATCAGCGCTTCTATAATCTCATTTCCCTCTTCCTTATGCTTATCGATATCCTCAATTCTTAAATTCAACATCTCCAATTTTCTTCGCTCCTCATCAATTGTTTCTTTCAATAGATTCAGTTCGTCCAACCCCTTGGCGGTTTCATATGCCTGTCTTTCACTGCCACGTGCAATCTCCTCTACAGCAACTACAATTTCTTTACTTCCCATACCATAGATACTGCTCAACTGCTGTAAAATTTCCCCCGTCATTAAGAGCTCTTCACTGTTCTCACCCAAAGTTTTCATAATATCCCTCATATTCTTAGAGGATTCAATTAAAACCTGGTTCGTTTCAAATATTTCGTCCCTAAAGGCAACCTTAAGCTCTTTTAAGTTTTCAAAGTTTCCTTCCCCAAATTCCTGTGCATTCTCTCTGACTACCTTCATTTTATCGCCCACTAATCTTTTGATTAAATAAACAAATATTCCCAGGGCAATGATTACACCAAGGAGTGGCACCATTAGCTTCTTTAGCACTTCCGTTCTGGCCTCTGCCACGATGGCATATTCGTCTAATAAACTCACCACATAAAGGCTTTCCCATTTTTCAATTCTCCCATAATACGCTTTTCCATCCAATACAAACTGCTTTTCTCCGATCAACTTGCCATTAAGCCCCTGCTCTTTTATCTTTTCTTCACTTTCCAAAGAATAATTCAATATATCTTCATAGATCAATGCTTCTCCATCTTTCATCTTAAAATCATAGCGCTCCCTATAATTTGGATCAGAATGTAATTTTATTTCGCCACTATTGTTAAATGCTACAAAAAACCCTTCATTGCCAATATGAAGTCCTTCTATATAGTTTTGTGCCGATAGCATGTGATTCAGTTCCTGATCATAGGACTGGGTATCCTTCTTGGCACGGGTGGCAGAAGCTACGGCATCAATGCCTTTAGGCTCCGTATTGCTGATAGAAGTGACCGTACCCGTTTCTACATGTTCTATCTCTTTTGATTTTTCAAGATAGGGCTGTATATAGGTATTTACACGACTGGCAGAGGTTAGGGCATCCATTGCCACTTTATTGATATTTTGTAGATTCTTTCGCTCCGTACGGATGGCTACATTGATATATCCATCTAAAGTGATATAGGCCAGAATCCATACAAACATCAAAAATATCATGGAAATAACCAATACTATTTTTGCACTGAGACTTATATACTTTACATTCGTGTTCAATTTCTTTTGCATTTCTTCAAACCCTTCCTTTCCAGCATCTATTCCTAGAACTTTCTCAAAGCTTTTAGTAATATGTTCTCTTTAGGAGAATCCTATTAAATTATATAGAAGGGTTCTGAACAAATTCTGAACAAATGCTGAACAAGGCAGTTTAATTTTTACTACAGATGTATTGTTTTATATCCACAAAAAAACACTAAAATTACACACTTTTCATTGCATAACTTTAGTGTTTCCCTACTCCGTTGTTTAGATATCCATGGGCAGATCCCCCATATATTTTTTATATAGATCTACGGTTTTTTTCATTGGTCTCAGTTTCATTTCTATCCAAAGGTTTTTAATGTAATGGTTGAAGAAAGTTTCCAGGGATAATCGCTTATTCTGTTTGCCATAGTAGTGAATCATCATTTGAGCCACATTCTCATTAAAAGAATCCATGGCATAGAGCTTATCCAAGCAGGCCTTTACGTTAATCGTTACGAGGCCCTTCCCAAGCTTCTCCGTTACAAATTTCTCTAGGATATTAAAAACCCTTTCACGATAGGTCTGCTGGAGCTCTATGGCCCAGCAG
Above is a genomic segment from Alkaliphilus oremlandii OhILAs containing:
- a CDS encoding sensor histidine kinase, encoding MFKSIRWKFITIYFLLVFMAMVIIGVFLMQQFEQYHLGVVSDNLSSLANTVITSLKTIDWQNNPMEVEENIRSYEQMGMGITIIKNDSNFSIIFSTNPLYTKNSADTNATQFLESELILKALSGGPAEKDHIDEGNKLNSSKHMVVPIHDENNRIAGVIYLKSNLEDIYKTLEESKTIIMKATFLALFITIFLGYFIAKSITGPINDVTVKAAQMAKGDFEQIVEVRSDDEIGQLANMFNYLTARLKGVLQEVSSEKQKLDTIITYMADGIIAATKEGEILHVNPKAMEMLNIEEGQLAPRNFNEIFKPYDEEFEMDYLLEMSENQTGQRMLYVEDGVILEASYAPFINENGALGGIILLLQDVTSAQKLENMRKEFVANVSHELKTPLTTIKSYTETLLDGVLENTELATSFLQVVDGEAERMARLVRDLLQLSNLDYKKSNWNKKEVNLNEIIENSILKIDVSAKNKAQEIITHLQDEPVHIYADKDRIEQVILNILSNSIKYTPEGGRIIVDLIVDEGVVTLKIRDTGIGIPKEDIARIFERFYRVDKARSREMGGTGLGLSIAKQIIEAHEGTIEIFSEEGHGTEVHTKLPVTEITLQKEYNV
- a CDS encoding EAL and HDOD domain-containing protein — its product is MEVFLARQPIFDTEQSVVAYEILYRSGFVNKFDEINGDEASREVIFNTFQTFGIDNLTTGKPVFINFTENLMDDETVTLFSNDYLVIEILEDILPSEKLLANSKYLKEVGYQIALDDFVYKPEYEELIEVADIIKIDFLLSSKKEIKKISRYLQNKDVVLLAEKVETRADFEYAKKLGFSLFQGYFFSKPEIVISQKLQPMNITCIQLANRINHKDIDFNKIASIVSKDLALTYNLLKLVNSAAFGFRHRIKSVKHAVVALGENEIKKWIYMTIVNTVGQDAPDELTRLSLIRSRFLERIALNSRYQKQSERFFLMGLFSLLDVILKRPMENVLEELKVAKGIKAALVEGEGDLGDIYKMMIAYEKGQWDEFSTYANELGLDSNIVFNAYIDALLWYNDLGL
- a CDS encoding response regulator — its product is MAKNILIVEDEKPISDIVRFNLEKEGYKVLVAYDGEDGVNKALTLNPDLVLLDVMLPKLDGFQVCRKIRASSSVPILMLTAKEEEVDKVLGLEMGADDYITKPFGMRELLARVKANLRRTESGSGSNLEGIFTTGGIVIDFSKYEVRKNDTVIELTSREFELLKFLALQAEQVFTREQLLKQVWGYEYYGDIRTVDVTVRRLREKVEDNSAEPEYIMTKRGVGYYFRRA
- a CDS encoding peptidase MA family metallohydrolase, translating into MIERRRKLHSLKGIPIVLFTIWLGMTSLYVSNRFGVIGAVRPFIRAVENRIVLYKTRNFSEIETDTFIYRYENIDEKTLDLIIQTAEDKYGSVADIFQYDFEEKILIVIYKDTDLMMRTTMLNKGDPPMGVYYGDSIHIADPELWAAESQNLKEIFYREGPVLHELAHLFTDHVGRGNFPIWFTEGVSLYFEYQIDGYQWGQEIDFSKKIYSIEELNSNFKRLNQYWAYTESFRLVKGFVDQHGLEKLMEVIRLLGQGHSFDEFLYLF
- a CDS encoding S8 family peptidase, which gives rise to MFGYRDVVEDLVVDRLLNTKEDAIPIIISGRDCNCDDLEAFVSRMGGKVKYKLPIINAIAAYMPSVNVKSMAMERVTEKIYLDDYAYKLMDIASVTVGADLANERGLTGKNVSIAVVDTGVFPHRDLTTPNNRIVAFKDFVGEKREPYDDDGHGTHVAGIVAGNGFSSKGKYMGIAPDANIVGVKVLGGDGGGSISDVIAGVQWVIQNREKYNIKVMTLSLGTKPKGSYTEDPLCKAVHMAVDSGITVVVAAGNSGPNPSTITSPAISPKVITVGACDDRKASNSKNITIANFSSRGPTPDGLKKPDILAPGVGINSLANKQGEYHTLSGTSMATPVVAGCAALLYESNPHITPGAIKETLLSNAHSLGLKPEEQGNGVLNIRNIANKIEPVKKPNPSHPNSFSSGSFLSDNLFIILLIVIIILLL
- a CDS encoding GGDEF domain-containing protein, coding for MIHFNLNDISNYLSALEALFDIVRIVDPSTNQVVYQNLDGYAFVHGERCHEFWKKGKACDNCISTQVTREKNTVTKIEYRNDEVYLVMAAPIVIEECAYTMEFLKNITETGIIGDLVGLSGNEKNSIISELNRKVISDDLTKVYNRRYINQKLPMEMESVRRDKDTLTVIMLDIDCFKEINDVHGHLAGDMVLKELASTVKSKIRNNQDWIARYGGDEFFIILKNADYELAIKMMNEIKDAVENMEILFNQEILHITISMGSCIVKSAVKDLESILYETDKNLKKAKEDGKNRIVLTELVIL
- a CDS encoding methyl-accepting chemotaxis protein, with the protein product MQKKLNTNVKYISLSAKIVLVISMIFLMFVWILAYITLDGYINVAIRTERKNLQNINKVAMDALTSASRVNTYIQPYLEKSKEIEHVETGTVTSISNTEPKGIDAVASATRAKKDTQSYDQELNHMLSAQNYIEGLHIGNEGFFVAFNNSGEIKLHSDPNYRERYDFKMKDGEALIYEDILNYSLESEEKIKEQGLNGKLIGEKQFVLDGKAYYGRIEKWESLYVVSLLDEYAIVAEARTEVLKKLMVPLLGVIIALGIFVYLIKRLVGDKMKVVRENAQEFGEGNFENLKELKVAFRDEIFETNQVLIESSKNMRDIMKTLGENSEELLMTGEILQQLSSIYGMGSKEIVVAVEEIARGSERQAYETAKGLDELNLLKETIDEERRKLEMLNLRIEDIDKHKEEGNEIIEALIEHTQKSNDGIQQVKGVIDQSYLNAGQIKEASAKIKGISSQTNLLALNASIEAARVGEYGRGFAVVADEIRKLSEESSLFVLEIEALIKDLLLGSEEAVDVMEKVREEIEHQTESVQETGEKFQDIRDEIEKTKNVIEALNENSHILNLRKDEIAVVVEHLSAIAQENHANTEEVTAKVEEQDHSTLKLEDVSKELRTVSEELKNKLEVFHRNNGECLPE